CTTCATTTGGATCTAAATCATCTTTTTCTAAATTTAAAGTTACTATTTCTGGACGAAAGCGAACAAACATTTTTTTAAAAGCATGTCCATCTGATTCATCTATTTTCCACATAATATCTTCGAAACGTGAATCTTGTTTCATGTAATCCATATAGGCTTCTGTTTGTTCATAAGTACCGGAAACTGTTCCATTGATTCCTTCTTCTGCAACTAAAATCCTTCCTTTTAGACCTAAGTTTTTACAAAAATTGAGATGTTCTTGTGTATACATTTCTGGATTTTCAATTGTTACATATTTATAGTAAAGTAAGACACGATATTGTTCATTCATTTTTTATTCCTCCATTTTACGCTTTGTATCCAACTATTAATTATACACTTCTAATCAATCAAAATCTACTTTTCTAATTAGAAGAAAGTAAAAAGTATATTAAAAAAGAAACCCGCTAATATTTAGCGGGTAAAGCCAATTATTTTTTTATGTATTTATCTGTTAATTCAATAAAACTTCTAGCATCTTCAGCCATTATTTCTATTCCTTGTTTCCAAAAATCTGGTTTAGTTATATCTTTTCCTAAATGTTTCAAGACTAAATCTTCAGTGCTCATAACTGCTGTATCTCTCAATAGAGCTATATATTTTCCCTCAAATCCATCTGGATTTTTCTTATACTCAGCAAAAATACTTAAACTAAATAGGAAACCAAATGTATAAGGGAAATTATAAAATGGTACGTTATCAATGAAGAAATGTAATTTAGAGGCCCAAAAATGAGGATGAAGTTCACTCAAGTGATCTTGGTAAGCTTCTTTTTGTGCTGCTTCCATTAACTCGGAAAGTCTATCAGCTGAAACTAATCCTTCTTGTCGTTCTGCATAAAATGATTTTTCAAACAAAAATCGAGAATGAATATTCATAAACATTGAAGTTGCGCCTTCTAATTTAGTGTCTAAAAGAGAGATTTTTTCTTCCTCCGATTTAGCTGCATCTACAGTTGCACTAGACACTAATGTTTCAGCAAAAGTGGATGCCGTTTCTGCTACGTTCATTGCATAGTTCGTATTTTTTAAAGGCAAGTCCCACATGGTATAAGAATGGAAAGCATGACCGATTTCATGAGCAAGAGTACTCATATCGCTTGACGAACCAGTGAAGGTCATGAATATTCGTGATTCTTTTGATTCTGGTAAACCTGTACAATATCCACCAGGGCGTTTTCCAGCGCGATCTTCAGCTTCTACCCACTGTTTGTCTACTAAATTTTGAGCAAAGTCTGCTAATTTTGGACCAAACGTACGGAAATTTTCAATAATAAAATCTACAGCTTCATCATAACTGAATATTCTGGGTTCAAAATCACCAACAGATATGGGTGCTTCTACATCATACCAAGCAAGTTTGTCTTTCCCCATCAAAGCTGCTTTCCGATCTAAAAAGTCGAAGAAAGGTTGTTTACTAGAGCTAATGGCATCCCACATCGTATCTAATGTTTCTTTTTGTATACGGTTATAGCGTAATGGCTTTTCTAAGAAATCGTCAACACCGTGTAGTTGATAATCGGCTAAACGGAATCCTTGCAGTCGATTTAAGGTGTCTGCAAACAACGGAGCATTTTCTCCCCAAGCTTTTTCCCATTCACCGAATATTTTTTTTCGAATTTCAGGATCTGGATCAGAATACATCCGGTTCATTGCTTGTCCTGCAGATAGCTCCTGAATCTTTCCGTTTTTATCTTCAACTGGAATTTTTATGAAGGAAACCAATGTATTATAATGAGAACTCCATCCATTAAATCCATCTGGTCGAAGCATGGAAAGAATTTTTTCTTCCGGTTCACTTAATAATCTAGAGCCTTCT
The Jeotgalibaca sp. MA1X17-3 genome window above contains:
- a CDS encoding M3 family oligoendopeptidase, producing the protein MKYQQTWDLESIFTGGSHSTTLQEKLTTVRSLLDQYHSLNDSWEPEKDKPEYSILSELLDKSDEIQRAISQSNSFITAVQSADVTDTHAGIVKDQISQLRSRFSILNTSLTKKIAAISEKDFKKLLELDSFLPIQFALTEIREEGSRLLSEPEEKILSMLRPDGFNGWSSHYNTLVSFIKIPVEDKNGKIQELSAGQAMNRMYSDPDPEIRKKIFGEWEKAWGENAPLFADTLNRLQGFRLADYQLHGVDDFLEKPLRYNRIQKETLDTMWDAISSSKQPFFDFLDRKAALMGKDKLAWYDVEAPISVGDFEPRIFSYDEAVDFIIENFRTFGPKLADFAQNLVDKQWVEAEDRAGKRPGGYCTGLPESKESRIFMTFTGSSSDMSTLAHEIGHAFHSYTMWDLPLKNTNYAMNVAETASTFAETLVSSATVDAAKSEEEKISLLDTKLEGATSMFMNIHSRFLFEKSFYAERQEGLVSADRLSELMEAAQKEAYQDHLSELHPHFWASKLHFFIDNVPFYNFPYTFGFLFSLSIFAEYKKNPDGFEGKYIALLRDTAVMSTEDLVLKHLGKDITKPDFWKQGIEIMAEDARSFIELTDKYIKK